From Corticium candelabrum chromosome 13, ooCorCand1.1, whole genome shotgun sequence, a single genomic window includes:
- the LOC134189188 gene encoding uncharacterized protein LOC134189188, giving the protein MLACAWSKMHPNALLLFCRLFFIIWRLVEEDRLRESYRRQQILLRERSERFSRYLQRRRRLVSLCCSLVTSRRSPVVWCHERRDNFWQETVWQHWREEDWKSNMRMKKETFLSLCRDLRPLLTRQATRFRRPVGVMKRVAIALWRLSGTCEYRTIGHLFGVGRSTAHRITRNVCDAIMELMFQSYIRQPSRREIQSSIDGFERICGFPQVVGAVDGTHIEIRAPTECPEDYVNRKGFHSIQLQAVVDSSLRFTDIFVGYPGSVHDARVFSNSPLFRVHEHTGIFPEEGSRNICGVDVNALILGDSAYPLLPWLMKPFPESANMSAEKRNFNYKHSSTRMVVERAFGMLKGRWRCLSKCLDDNALNAITTIISCCTLHNYCLVQQDGVEEEWLQRRPGEPYYECVDDHAGRVRGRAHMIRQAVAEYLM; this is encoded by the coding sequence ATGCTAGCGTGCGCATGGTCAAAGATGCACCCCAATGctcttctcttgttttgcCGTCTCTTCTTTATCATTTGGAGGCTCGTTGAAGAAGACCGTCTCAGAGAGTCTTATAGACGACAGCAGATATTGTTGAGGGAAAGATCAGAGCGGTTTTCTCGTTACCTTCAACGAAGACGAAGACTTGTAAGTCTGTGCTGTTCTCTGGTGACCAGTAGACGATCTCCAGTTGTCTGGTGCCATGAGAGAAGAGATAACTTTTGGCAAGAGACTGTTTGGCAGCACTGGAGGGAAGAAGATTGGAAGAGTAATATGAGGATGAAAAAGGAGAcatttctttctctttgtagAGATCTCAGACCTCTTTTGACAAGACAAGCTACTCGGTTTCGCAGACCTGTTGGAGTAATGAAGAGAGTAGCCATTGCTCTCTGGCGTCTCAGTGGGACATGTGAGTATCGAACCATAGGACATCTCTTTGGTGTGGGGAGGTCAACAGCTCACAGAATCACACGTAATGTTTGTGATGCAATTATGGAGTTAATGTTTCAATCCTATATCAGACAACCAAGTAGGAGAGAAATTCAAAGTAGCATTGACGGCTTTGAAAGAATTTGTGGTTTCCCTCAGGTAGTCGGTGCAGTAGATGGGACACACATAGAAATAAGGGCTCCCACAGAATGCCCTGAGGACTACGTAAATCGAAAAGGATTTCATTCCATTCAACTACAAGCTGTTGTTGATTCGTCTTTGCGATTTACAGACATTTTTGTCGGATATCCTGGGAGTGTCCATGATGCTCGTGTGTTTTCCAACAGCCCTTTGTTCAGAGTGCATGAACATACTGGAATATTTCCAGAGGAAGGTTCGAGAAATATATGTGGTGTTGATGTCAATGCACTAATACTTGGAGATTCCGCTTATCCACTATTGCCATGGCTAATGAAACCATTCCCTGAAAGTGCTAATATGTCAGCTGAGAAGAGAAACTTTAACTACAAACACAGTAGTACTAGGATGGTTGTGGAGCGGGCGTTTGGTATGCTTAAGGGAAGATGGAGGTGCCTAAGCAAGTGTCTAGATGACAATGCCCtaaatgctattacaactatTATTTCTTGCTGCACACTTCACAATTACTGCCTAGTGCAACAAGATGGAGTTGAAGAAGAGTGGCTGCAACGACGACCAGGAGAGCCTTATTATGAATGTGTTGACGATCATGCAGGCAGAGTCAGAGGAAGAGCTCATATGATAAGACAAGCTGTAGCTGAGTATCTGATGTGA
- the LOC134189189 gene encoding uncharacterized protein LOC134189189: protein MSNLHNSWVEACKNALECNTSIVDNTLVLGEGSSNSGGERRRSPMWTVDETITLINIWGQNEMQRRLREMGRNRPIWNDIARELEDNGYFRTWEQCKSRLHNLESRYKKIKDGTVKKTGRGGVVWPYFDILDKILGTRRSVAPAVLIGSMPVDDDGQEEDSSVVVPDSDKEDNASFSSCKLDSEESTVMISSRSTSHEQTPISRSGVEDEEEGCNTERDVDATAALKKGKGKRKRTDDTGRTAGQKKMKGSGTEKKTRNEHLVQLLTTKLKEMDDDMLEKEAARREKEEESRRQWEEEQESKRMTFMKDIMHGFFEAMKK, encoded by the exons ATGTCCAATTTGCACAATTCGTGGGTGGAAGCCTGTAAGAATGCGTTGGAGTGCAACACATCCATTGTAGACAACACTTTGGTTTTGGGAGAGGGAAGTTCGAACTCTGGGGGAGAAAGGCGTCGCTCTCCTATGTGGACTGTGGATGAAACGatcaccttaattaatatctgGGGCCAGAATGAAATGCAAAGGAGGTTACGAGAAATGGGCAGAAATCGTCCAATTTGGAACGATATTGCAAGGGAACTAGAGGACAATGGCTATTTTAGAACTTGGGAACAGTGCAAGAGCAGACTACACAATTTGGAAAGTCGTTATAAGAAGATTAAAGACGGGACAGTAAAAAAAACAGGCAGGGGAGGGGTTGTGTGGCCTTACTTTGATATCCTGGACAAG ATACTAGGAACAAGGAGATCAGTTGCTCCAGCTGTTCTAATTGGGAGCATGCCAGTAGATGATGACGGACAAGAAGAAGATTCCAG TGTGGTGGTGCCTGACAGTGACAAAGAAGACAATGCCAGTTTTTCTAGCTGCAAATTAGACAGCGAAGAAAGTACCGTCATGATCTCATCCAGGTCTACATCTCATGAGCAGACACCTATTAGTAGGTCTGGAGTTGAGGATGAAGAGGAAGGCTGCAATACAGAAAGGGATGTTGATGCCACTGCTGCGTTGAAGAAAGGGAAAGGAAAACGTAAAAGGACTGATGACACAG GCAGGACTGCGGgacaaaagaaaatgaaagGCAGTGGTACAGAGAAGAAAACAAGGAATGAGCACCTCGTACAATTACTGACCACTAAACTCAAAGAGATGGATGATGATATGTTGGAAAAGGAGGCAGCAAGAAGAGAGAAGGAGGAGGAGAGTAGAAGGCAGTGGGAGGAAGAACAGGAAAGCAAAAGAATGACATTCATGAAGGACATTATGCATGGCTTCTTTGAAGCCATGAAGAAATAA